In Candidatus Binatus sp., the following are encoded in one genomic region:
- a CDS encoding protease inhibitor I42 family protein → MLLFAMLGVILMVGSTALARTVTVTEQDNGGGVVLAHGDDLAVSLKATSGTGYTWKVSKIDSSIIEQAGDPTYEQTGSAMPRATWNEITRFTAKSAGTGALELGYSRPWETDKPPAKIFTLSVIVK, encoded by the coding sequence GTGCTACTGTTCGCGATGCTCGGCGTGATTTTGATGGTCGGGTCCACGGCACTAGCTCGAACCGTCACAGTGACCGAGCAGGACAACGGCGGCGGAGTGGTGCTCGCGCACGGCGACGACCTCGCCGTATCGCTCAAGGCTACTTCGGGCACCGGCTACACCTGGAAGGTGTCGAAAATCGATAGCAGCATCATCGAGCAGGCCGGTGATCCGACCTATGAACAAACTGGCAGCGCGATGCCCCGTGCGACGTGGAACGAAATCACGCGCTTCACTGCGAAATCCGCTGGAACCGGTGCGCTTGAGCTTGGCTACTCGCGTCCATGGGAAACGGACAAGCCGCCCGCGAAGATTTTCACGCTAAGCGTGATCGTGAAGTGA
- a CDS encoding VOC family protein, with protein MPPQLDHLILAINDREKSIDFYTRIIGLTYDGEREPFSVIRVTPSLVLQLAPWGTKGNEHLAFSMTRSEFESAFERIRAAGLEYGDSFHAANNMRGPGEEGGAEGMGKALYLFDPNKHLIEIRHYEKD; from the coding sequence ATGCCGCCGCAGCTCGACCATCTGATACTCGCGATCAACGATCGCGAGAAGAGCATCGATTTTTACACGCGAATCATCGGACTCACCTACGACGGCGAGCGCGAACCGTTCTCGGTGATTCGCGTCACGCCAAGCTTGGTGCTGCAATTGGCGCCGTGGGGAACCAAAGGCAACGAACATCTCGCGTTTTCGATGACGCGGTCCGAGTTCGAGAGCGCATTCGAGCGAATCCGCGCGGCCGGCCTCGAGTACGGCGACTCGTTTCACGCGGCGAACAACATGCGTGGACCGGGCGAGGAGGGCGGCGCCGAAGGGATGGGCAAGGCGCTCTATCTGTTCGATCCGAACAAGCACCTGATCGAAATCAGGCACTACGAAAAGGACTAG
- a CDS encoding APC family permease translates to MAASPRVTLPEQTNSPPLFGRNTRTIVVTTGMLAFISFWRASAVVLCDLASTVYYIGGIVETAVGRSSPYFILAVMLFSYAVRAVYVESCSMFTRGGVYRVVKEAMGSTLAKISVSALMFDYILTGPISGVSAGQYLTGLMNELFKLGGVHLVLPQNLSAAVFAIGVTVYFWWQNILGIEESSGKAMRIMQVTTVMAVMMIVWCGITLYVRGAHLPPLELKFTSESLGWLKHLPAARTIGALGIMIAFGHSILAMSGEESLAQINREIEAPKLKNLLRTGLIIFLYSMLLTSLISFFAVMIVPDAVRMSKYGDNLIGGLAMFVVGPLWIRIALRAFVVFVGFLILAGAVNTSIVGSTGVLTRVAEDGVLLDWFRHPHRRYGTNHRIVNLVALMQIGTIVLSRGDMFLLGEAYAFGVIWSFVFKTLSVVVLRYRQTAPRIWQVPLNLKWFRPGGQDFPLGLILTFLVLFATALINLLTKQVATVAGIGFTAAPFLIFEISQKVNGHVEHAYGEEPEKFNLEFIDESGLHPKLLGFDGQVKKIIAIRDPGNLSHLHRYLSEPDHAELIALTVRMEKGLASSDGVQLFTDTEQKLFSRVVKTCEDHGRAVSQLVAVSNDQIHAIARIAYLLGADEVVMGVSERFQPDVQLENFAMHWGSLAQSEHHVKVRVLSATQGVRGEI, encoded by the coding sequence TTGGCAGCTTCGCCCAGAGTCACACTACCGGAACAAACAAATTCCCCGCCGCTGTTCGGCAGAAACACCCGCACCATCGTCGTCACCACCGGGATGCTCGCGTTCATCTCGTTCTGGCGCGCGTCGGCGGTCGTGCTATGCGATCTCGCGTCGACCGTGTATTACATCGGCGGCATCGTCGAGACCGCGGTCGGCCGCTCCTCTCCATATTTCATCCTGGCCGTGATGCTCTTCTCGTACGCGGTGCGCGCCGTGTATGTCGAATCGTGTTCGATGTTCACACGCGGCGGAGTTTACCGCGTCGTGAAAGAAGCGATGGGTTCCACGCTCGCGAAGATCTCCGTCTCCGCGTTGATGTTCGATTACATCCTGACCGGACCGATCAGCGGCGTCTCGGCGGGCCAGTATCTCACCGGCTTGATGAACGAATTGTTCAAGCTGGGCGGCGTGCATTTGGTCTTGCCGCAAAATCTAAGCGCGGCCGTGTTCGCGATCGGCGTCACGGTTTATTTCTGGTGGCAGAACATCCTCGGGATCGAGGAGTCGAGCGGCAAAGCGATGCGCATCATGCAGGTCACCACGGTGATGGCCGTCATGATGATCGTCTGGTGCGGAATCACGCTGTATGTACGCGGCGCGCATCTGCCACCGCTCGAGTTGAAGTTCACCAGCGAATCGCTCGGTTGGCTGAAGCATCTGCCGGCGGCGCGCACGATCGGCGCGCTCGGCATCATGATCGCGTTCGGGCACTCGATTCTCGCGATGTCGGGCGAGGAATCGCTCGCGCAAATCAATCGCGAAATCGAAGCGCCCAAGCTGAAAAATCTGCTGCGCACCGGCCTGATCATTTTTCTCTACAGCATGTTGCTGACCTCGCTGATTTCGTTTTTCGCCGTGATGATCGTCCCCGACGCCGTGCGGATGTCGAAGTACGGCGACAACCTGATCGGCGGCCTCGCGATGTTCGTCGTCGGCCCACTGTGGATTCGGATCGCGCTCCGCGCTTTCGTGGTGTTCGTCGGCTTTCTCATCCTTGCCGGCGCGGTGAATACCTCGATCGTCGGTTCGACCGGCGTGCTGACGCGCGTCGCCGAAGACGGCGTCTTGCTCGACTGGTTTCGCCATCCGCACCGGCGCTACGGCACCAATCATCGAATCGTCAATCTGGTCGCGCTAATGCAGATCGGAACGATCGTGCTGTCGCGCGGCGATATGTTCTTGCTCGGCGAGGCGTATGCCTTCGGCGTCATCTGGAGCTTCGTCTTCAAGACCTTGTCGGTCGTGGTACTGCGCTATCGGCAGACTGCGCCGCGCATCTGGCAGGTGCCGCTGAATCTGAAATGGTTCCGGCCCGGCGGCCAGGATTTTCCGCTCGGATTGATTCTGACGTTCCTCGTCCTGTTCGCCACGGCGTTGATCAATCTGCTGACCAAGCAGGTCGCGACGGTCGCAGGAATCGGCTTCACCGCGGCGCCGTTCCTAATTTTCGAAATTTCCCAGAAGGTCAACGGCCACGTCGAGCACGCGTACGGCGAGGAGCCCGAGAAATTCAACCTCGAATTTATCGACGAGTCGGGGCTGCATCCGAAGCTGCTCGGCTTCGACGGACAGGTGAAGAAAATCATTGCGATTCGCGACCCGGGCAATCTGTCGCATCTGCATCGCTATCTATCTGAACCGGACCATGCGGAATTGATTGCGCTGACCGTGCGCATGGAAAAAGGTCTCGCCTCGAGCGACGGCGTCCAGCTCTTCACCGATACCGAACAGAAACTCTTCAGCCGAGTGGTCAAAACTTGCGAGGACCACGGGCGCGCGGTTTCGCAACTGGTCGCGGTCTCGAACGATCAGATTCACGCGATCGCGCGAATCGCGTATCTGCTGGGCGCCGACGAGGTCGTGATGGGCGTCTCGGAGCGATTCCAGCCCGACGTACAGCTCGAGAATTTCGCGATGCACTGGGGATCGCTCGCGCAATCGGAGCATCACGTGAAAGTGCGCGTGCTCTCGGCTACCCAGGGGGTCCGCGGCGAGATTTGA
- a CDS encoding P1 family peptidase has product MATKPIRKAIREPMRTSSRPRARALGIPFDGEPGPLNAITDVAGVEVGHATIIRGNGKLIVGRGPVRTGVTAILPRGKRNFAPAFAGYFALNGNGEMTGTAWVEESGLLTTPIMITNTHSVGVVRDAVIQWQVKRRQMPQPWSLPVVAETWDGRLNDTDGFHVKPRHAWEALDTARTGRVAEGCVGGGTGMIGYGWKGGIGTASRRLERKAGGYTLGVLVQLNCGRGKELTIAGIPVGRKLRAESETAAQPDLGSIIIVAATDAPLLPHQLKRIARRLTMGLARTGSVSGNGSGDLFLAFSTAAAGESSDDVASVKMLANSRMDPLFTAAVQATEEAIVNALVAAETMTGINGERVEAIPHDRLIELMRRYARRSESAS; this is encoded by the coding sequence ATGGCAACTAAGCCGATTCGCAAAGCGATACGCGAACCGATGCGCACGTCGTCGCGGCCGCGCGCACGGGCGCTCGGTATTCCATTCGACGGCGAACCGGGGCCGCTCAACGCGATCACCGACGTCGCGGGCGTCGAGGTCGGCCACGCAACGATCATTCGCGGCAACGGCAAGCTGATCGTCGGACGCGGACCCGTGCGCACCGGAGTAACCGCGATTCTGCCCCGCGGAAAACGCAACTTCGCGCCGGCCTTCGCCGGATATTTTGCACTGAACGGCAACGGTGAGATGACTGGAACCGCATGGGTCGAAGAGTCGGGCTTGCTCACCACTCCAATCATGATCACCAACACCCATAGCGTCGGCGTGGTGCGCGACGCCGTCATCCAGTGGCAGGTGAAGCGCCGGCAAATGCCACAGCCGTGGTCGTTGCCGGTGGTGGCCGAGACCTGGGACGGACGCCTCAACGACACCGACGGATTCCACGTGAAGCCGCGTCATGCATGGGAGGCGCTCGATACGGCACGCACCGGGCGCGTCGCCGAAGGTTGCGTTGGCGGCGGCACCGGAATGATCGGCTACGGATGGAAGGGTGGAATCGGCACCGCGTCGCGGCGGCTCGAACGCAAAGCCGGCGGCTATACGCTCGGCGTGCTGGTCCAGTTGAATTGCGGGCGTGGGAAGGAACTAACGATTGCCGGGATACCGGTTGGCCGGAAGTTGCGAGCCGAGTCAGAAACCGCCGCGCAGCCCGACTTGGGATCGATCATAATCGTCGCGGCGACCGACGCACCGCTGCTGCCTCATCAACTGAAGCGAATCGCGCGGCGCCTCACGATGGGACTCGCGCGCACCGGCAGTGTCTCCGGCAACGGCTCGGGCGATTTGTTCCTCGCGTTTTCGACCGCGGCTGCCGGCGAATCGAGCGACGATGTTGCGAGCGTGAAGATGCTTGCAAACTCGCGAATGGATCCGCTGTTCACCGCCGCGGTGCAGGCGACGGAAGAAGCGATCGTCAATGCCCTGGTCGCGGCGGAAACGATGACTGGAATCAACGGCGAGCGCGTCGAGGCGATCCCGCACGATCGATTGATCGAGCTGATGCGTCGTTACGCGCGCCGATCAGAAAGTGCTTCCTGA
- a CDS encoding SpoVR family protein, which produces MSASSVSAGANARDTTWSLDDLVRWDERIRAKIDEFGLSYYPQEFELCDHTGMLGYMAYNGMPSHYPHWSYGKSYEKLKTLYDHGVSGLPYEMVINSNPAIAYLMRDNSLLLQILTMAHVYGHNDFFRNNFTFTSATRAELTIENYKAAAMRVRRYVEDPSIGIEKVERVLDAAHALNWQCRRNFAIKKLTPQEQIDRAIQTTQGHPDPFQKIHARRVVEEPDLHKVPIEPDEDLLLFIRDHNPFLADWEKDLLTIVAHEAKYFISLMETKIMNEGWASYWHKRILESLGLEQGLYLEFIVRHNQVVRPIPGQINPYHLGLKVWEDIYRRYTNPTAEEIKRDGPPAKSGLEKLFEVREVERDSSFLRRFLTEDLMREMDIFEYEARGEELVVSKVADDAGWREVKETLIKNVGTNSIPVLKIEDADFGQNRTLYVKHYHDGRDLHLEYAEKSLAYLQRLWGREVVLETVLEGKRSLLCSNDRGFSVRSLK; this is translated from the coding sequence ATGAGCGCATCGAGCGTCAGCGCGGGGGCCAATGCTCGCGACACCACGTGGAGCCTCGACGACCTGGTCAGATGGGACGAGCGGATCCGCGCGAAGATCGACGAGTTCGGACTCAGCTACTACCCGCAGGAATTTGAACTGTGCGATCACACCGGGATGCTGGGCTACATGGCCTACAACGGGATGCCGTCGCATTATCCGCACTGGTCCTACGGCAAATCGTACGAAAAGCTGAAGACGCTTTACGATCACGGCGTCAGCGGATTGCCGTACGAGATGGTGATCAACTCGAATCCGGCGATCGCGTACCTGATGCGCGACAACTCGCTGCTGCTGCAGATCCTCACGATGGCGCACGTGTACGGCCACAACGATTTCTTCAGGAACAATTTCACCTTCACGTCGGCGACGCGCGCCGAACTGACGATCGAAAATTACAAGGCCGCCGCGATGCGCGTGCGGCGTTACGTCGAGGATCCATCGATCGGGATCGAGAAGGTCGAGCGCGTACTCGACGCGGCGCACGCGCTGAACTGGCAGTGCCGCCGCAATTTCGCGATCAAGAAGCTGACGCCGCAGGAACAGATCGATCGCGCAATCCAGACGACCCAGGGCCATCCCGATCCGTTCCAGAAAATTCATGCGCGCCGCGTGGTTGAAGAGCCCGATTTGCACAAGGTGCCAATCGAGCCCGATGAAGACCTGCTGCTGTTCATCCGCGACCACAATCCGTTCCTCGCCGACTGGGAAAAAGATCTGCTGACGATCGTGGCCCATGAAGCCAAGTACTTCATCTCGCTCATGGAAACCAAGATCATGAACGAGGGATGGGCGAGCTACTGGCACAAGCGGATTCTCGAATCGCTGGGCCTCGAGCAGGGGCTGTATCTCGAATTCATCGTGCGCCACAACCAGGTGGTGCGGCCGATTCCCGGGCAGATCAATCCGTACCATCTCGGGCTGAAGGTCTGGGAAGACATCTATCGGCGCTACACGAATCCTACGGCCGAGGAGATCAAGCGCGACGGTCCGCCGGCTAAATCTGGACTCGAAAAACTGTTCGAGGTGCGCGAGGTCGAGCGCGATTCGTCGTTCCTGCGGCGCTTCCTGACCGAAGATTTGATGCGCGAGATGGATATCTTTGAGTATGAAGCGCGCGGCGAGGAACTGGTCGTCAGCAAGGTCGCGGACGACGCGGGATGGCGCGAGGTCAAGGAAACGCTGATCAAGAACGTCGGCACCAACTCGATTCCGGTGCTGAAGATCGAGGACGCGGACTTCGGTCAGAATCGCACGCTCTACGTGAAGCATTATCACGACGGCCGCGACTTGCATCTCGAGTACGCGGAGAAGAGCCTCGCCTACTTGCAGCGCCTGTGGGGCCGCGAAGTCGTGCTCGAGACCGTGCTCGAAGGCAAGCGCTCGCTGCTCTGCAGCAACGATCGCGGCTTCTCGGTGCGCTCGCTGAAGTAG
- a CDS encoding DUF444 family protein produces MAGDTIFREYRVSDAERSDRSAGDRLRHRQKVRESIRENIADIIAEESIIGKDKDRIIKVPLRGIKEYRFVYGDNSGGASQGDGDSRPGQVVGKTGKEGPGKGDQAGDRPGVDYYETDVTLEELIEIMFEDLELPNLERRALREILSEFSSQRKGYRKVGIRIRLDKRRTAKRRVMRMLASEKRHDADARAEAIAATKAAADASLDDPNSDLEAAADLTIDDAESDGSLAAEEESFAPGSIATLQRVKRRFPFHTDDLRYKHVEVDTKEESNAAVICIMDTSGSMDTMKKYLARSFFFLLYQFISTRYRNVEIVFIGHHTEATEVTEEEFFHKGESGGTFISSGYNKALEIVAARYHPSLWNLYAFHCSDGDNFDSDNPAALKSAEELASICNLFGYGEIKPLGSRYYESSMLNVFRRIQAPNFHTVLIERKEDIWPSFKAFLAKDRVKE; encoded by the coding sequence ATACGATCTTTCGCGAATACCGCGTGTCGGACGCTGAGCGCTCGGATCGCTCGGCCGGCGACCGCTTGCGGCATCGGCAGAAAGTGCGTGAGTCGATCCGCGAGAATATCGCCGACATCATCGCCGAAGAATCGATCATCGGCAAAGACAAGGATCGCATAATCAAGGTTCCGCTGCGCGGAATCAAGGAATACCGCTTCGTTTACGGCGATAACTCGGGCGGCGCATCGCAGGGCGACGGCGATTCGCGCCCCGGCCAGGTCGTCGGCAAGACCGGCAAGGAAGGACCCGGCAAGGGCGACCAAGCCGGCGATCGTCCCGGCGTCGACTACTACGAGACCGACGTCACGCTCGAGGAATTGATCGAGATCATGTTCGAGGACCTCGAATTACCCAACCTCGAGCGTCGAGCATTGCGCGAAATCCTGTCCGAGTTTTCCTCGCAGCGAAAAGGCTATCGCAAGGTCGGCATCCGGATTCGCCTGGACAAGCGCCGCACCGCGAAGCGGCGCGTGATGCGCATGCTGGCCTCCGAAAAACGCCACGATGCTGACGCGCGGGCAGAGGCCATCGCTGCGACGAAGGCAGCCGCGGATGCGTCGCTGGACGATCCAAACTCGGATTTGGAAGCCGCCGCCGACTTGACGATCGACGACGCCGAGTCCGACGGATCGCTGGCCGCCGAGGAAGAATCGTTCGCCCCCGGTTCGATCGCAACGCTGCAACGCGTCAAGCGCCGCTTCCCGTTTCACACCGACGATCTTCGCTACAAGCATGTCGAGGTGGACACCAAGGAGGAGTCGAACGCCGCGGTGATCTGCATCATGGATACGTCGGGCTCGATGGACACGATGAAGAAGTATCTCGCGCGCAGCTTCTTCTTTCTGCTCTACCAGTTTATTTCGACGCGTTATCGCAACGTCGAGATCGTTTTTATCGGGCATCACACGGAAGCGACCGAGGTCACCGAGGAAGAGTTTTTTCACAAGGGCGAATCGGGCGGCACGTTTATTTCGTCGGGCTACAACAAGGCGCTTGAGATCGTCGCCGCGCGCTATCATCCGTCGTTGTGGAACTTGTACGCGTTTCACTGCTCGGACGGCGACAATTTCGATTCCGACAATCCGGCGGCGCTGAAGTCCGCCGAGGAGCTGGCGAGCATCTGCAATCTGTTCGGCTACGGCGAGATCAAGCCGCTCGGTTCGCGCTACTACGAGTCGTCGATGCTGAACGTATTCCGCCGCATCCAGGCGCCGAATTTTCACACCGTGCTGATCGAGCGCAAGGAAGACATCTGGCCATCGTTCAAGGCGTTCCTGGCCAAGGACCGGGTAAAGGAATGA